The Arabidopsis thaliana chromosome 5, partial sequence genomic interval tacGCATGCATGAGGTTTTTTTCCACAGTGTCTTaggttaagaaaataaaagaaggaCACTGGACACGTACACATGGGCCGCCAAAAAGGTATCCTATGCCCGAAACTATATGTATAGAGatgtaagaaatttaaatttaaattgattttaatgaTGGCCTTATTTCTCAAAGaatgtgtatttttttccGTACGAGTCTTGATTTTGTCTTAAAACGCTAATATGAAAGTAAATGACTGTTTTGCCCACATCCTTCTTCGCTTTAACGCGGTTTTGACTTCTTCTGCCCGTCTTGCCCGGTTAATTATGGCGGGGAAaatggaagagagaaaaaaaaattgaattaattagaagagaaacaaaaaaggtaaGATTCTTGGCGGGAGAGCGTAAGCCCGGGAAAAGCGGGATTGTAGTGGCGGCTGTTTTGTGTAATGTATGTGTGGGAGTTTGGGTCCACATCATCGTCAACAACACGTGTCTGTCTGAATTGACTCACTCCAACATAAATAACACGTCAGCATATGGGCCCACTTGGGTTTTTAATCGTTTCATGGATATTGAGACGTAGCCATTCGTCACATATGACGCCACAAATCTTATTAAGTAAGAGTATATTTTGACGACAAAAACTTACGAAATTAtactaaacacaaaaaaaaagctcaatACAAAATTATGTCGACGACGTAAAAAATTCTCACCAAATTATACTAATTATGTTTGAATTTGAgagacaaaaataaagtatgCTTCAATTTGAAAAGTGCAGTTTAGTTTTGTCGCCCTTTTAACATGTCACAAAAATGAcattctggtttttttttccttaaataaTGAAGATGtcaaagattaaaattttctttatttatagcGATCGTACAATTTCTCTACAAATTATTCTTTCGTCAAAATTAActgtatataaattttcaaattttcttagaCTTCTTATtcataaaaagttaaaaacagtagccattttatatattttttcctgaGAAAAGTGTATCAATTGAAGCCCATAAGAATTCAAAATGGTTTTAACTTAGACTTATCTTTCTTTACGATAAGAAGCCCAATATTAACATAAAGCCCAAATTTGAGTAActattgattattattttttaacgtTTCAAGAATACCACTTGCCTTTGTCAAGGCAATAGGACAATAGGACCATTATCAAGCATTTGGGTGAAAAGActcacatattttttttttttgtagaagtCGATTTTATAACCAGTTTCTGTATAAATCATATGGTATGCTTATAcatgataaacaaataataaaaccaCATATTGGTCAATAAAATTTCGTAAAACGgtttacaaatattataaaaacaaacgaCAATTATTTTTCCTTTGCATATTCCAtaatagtttacaattgttcaGAAGAAATAAACACAATAACTTAACACCGAAAATGTACATCATTGTGTTTCCATCTTATTCATGTTATCTACACTTACCCATATATACTTCACAGTTATTCAAACACTAATCCATCTAACTAATTACCAAACAAGAGAATCAAACACAACAGTTTCAATAAACTTACTCGAAGCCAATTTCAATATAGCTTCTGTGATCTGATTCTCTTCAACCACAAGCTTCTTCAAACATTGTGTCTTCATCACAAACCCCTCCACATCATCAGGCTCAATCAACCGACAACCTAAAATGTCTAAAGTCTTCAACTTCACACAGTTTTTGTTCAAAGCAACCAACACTGCACCTGTCAAATGCTTACAATCTCTCAAAACAACCTCAACCAAACCATTGCAAGAAGCTAACATCGAAACAACCTCTTTATCGAATAACCACTCGTTCCGAGTCAAATCTAGCTTCCTTAACCTCCCCAAATGCTGTCCTATTGTCGCCAACAAACCACGCTCTCGTTCAATCGCGTTGCAGCTAAGCAAAGAAAGCTCTTCAAGACTCGAACTAAAGCTTAAAGCCAATGCCTTTAGACTAAAACCAGTCACAAAGATACAGCTTGTAAGCCTAAGAGTCGACAAACACTTGAAATTCGCAGCGAGAGAGACTAAATGATCATCGGTCAAATCCATCGGTAGACGTAAATCGAGTCTTTCCAAAGTATCATAACATCTAGCATTGCTCATAAACTGAACCAACCCATCTTTGCTTCCACCATCATGAATCAACAGAGACTTTAAAGATTCACAAATCTCTGATACTTTAAGCAGAACCACATCAACAATACTCCTACATGTTCTTAACTCAATCTCTTCAAGATTCTTCAAACACAAACCGATTTCTTCTCCAATACTTCCACAAGATCTCAGACTCAGTTTCTTTAACTTTCTGCAACTTTTCCATAACCAAGTaacatcattatcatcagGTTGGATTCCAAATAAAGAAACCGATTCCAAACCTAACTCTACAACTTCCGGGTTAGGTTTAGACTTTGGATAGAAATCGAAAGCTGGAGAACTCGTTGAGCAAACATGGATTGATAATTCTTTAAGAgatgaaaacagagcaatccAAGTGAAACCTGAGTTTTGTGGTTTCCATAATTCgatagagagagaagtgaGAGATAAAGAAGTAGAGAGAGGAaccaaagaagatgaagaaactggATTGATCAAGAAACAGAGGTTTCTGAGATTGAAGCAGCAAGAAGATATGATTGAGATTAGCTCGTCGCTGAAAATGGTTTCAGCTTTCAGATGCTCCTCATCCGAACGACTTGGGGTAGTTCCTATGGTTACGCCGCGATAGATAGAGAGGGAAGAGAGACAAGGATGGTTGTTGAGGATAGAGGGCAAAAGGGTAATTACAGAGGTGTCGTGAGGACTGAATTGTAAGGACATGGAAGTCTTTGATGCTCTGTAGAGACGAAGCCATCGTTTTGAGACAAGAGGAACCGATTCGAAAGAAGGTAACgaagatgatgaggaagaagaagaagaagaagacgatggcAGTCTTGTAAATATCTCGCAGAGAATCTCATCGAATAAaatttcttccatttttttggagaaatcgAAAGACGATGAAAGAAGGATTTTGCTGAGACTTTTTTCTTTGGGGTTTCGACGATTTGTGTTCTTGGTGGCTTTGACACTTGTGTTGTTTGATTCTTGAGTCACGCAAGAGACGGACCCAAAAAAGAATTGATAAGTTGAGTTGTGTCTGTCGTATGAATATTCTTACATTCAATAgcattaatttaaatatatttagtaaaCTAACGTTTAtgagataacaaaaaaaaaagatttatataacgtaaagttttctattttaacGGAGTACAAGTTAAATAAGGTTACCAAGATTTAGGGCAGTTTCGTGTTTTTAggagatttttttaaatgaaattattttatatattagcatttaattagggttttcttgaaCGATGTCACTTAATTGAATAATCAGTAGTAATTGAAAATCTCTTATCAAAACAACCAATGTAGTACAGTATTAAGTTATTCAATCAGCAAAGCaattcttctttaatttttagttgACATCATAAGGAATCGAATAATATAATTTCTCCACCCCAATAAAGTAACTACAAAAAGGGAACCTATCGGTCTAATCAACTGAGAAGAACCAACCTTTCGTTTATGGCAAAactatgtttatattttgaagaaattaattaatctgttttcttcacttttaCAAAATTAGGTGAGAGAGGTGAAATAAGGGAGTTAAGTGCTTTTGCTAAGGTTTTATAAGGAAGGATTAAGTTGTcattaaagataaaattaataaatgaaattaatattttacaaaactatatgtttatattttgatgaaatcaataatctatttttttcagttttacaaaattaggTGAAGAGGGGTGAAATAAGGAGTTAAGTGTTTGTGCTAAAGCCTAAGATTAAATTGTTGCTAAAGATAAAATTTCTATGGATTTTTGATTcgattaaaagatttttaaagatatcTTATACTTGTtcaccaatttttttcttatattttctaaCCTAAAACAAGACCAATTTCTAAAATCAATATAAATACACTCTCACCAAGCACCAaactatttttacttttatcacaagcaaacaaaacttaCCACCCGAAATGACTGCTTCATTTGCTTACTTGAGAGACATTCGTCCTTACAAGACGGCTTGGGGAGTTCATGTCAATTTGCTTCACTCTTGACATGAGCAAATATACCTGACGAGACACTTGAGTTGGTAGTTGGTATCAGAGCCGTGCCAATGAGTTTTAAGAACATAGgcaaaataaaagtttatatttcaaattattttattagaaatatatcataaaaaatatcttttagtgtttatttatttttataataaataaaaacgaatTATAAGTAATTGCATAATTTTTTAGAGTACAAATCAAACAAGTGTGAATTATTTAGTGAATGGTAAGAATATAACAAAACTTGGTATATAAATGGgatattcaataaaaaatgtatttttcaaattttaaacatatactataaagtataaataaaaataaatttgatattatttaacATGCCCCCTCtccataagaaaaagaagaagaaatgaaagaagatTGGAATCAatcagaagagagaaaagtagaggaagaattatatatatgaaagaagaCTAACTCTCTTCCACAACTTGACACATTAGCACATGAGAGTTTGCCACCTAGActtcataaaataagtaatacataattagtaattaattcaacataacaattaaaatagaaaaatataattaatgagaacttgaaccatcactctttctacattttttaattcaatatatcctCTTTAATTTTGAGATCCACTTAAGTGGCTAAAGTGATGATAAAATCCAAAGATTTACACATATTCCTGGCCTAAAAATTAGACGAttattatgaaagaaactaaatgaatatgcagattaaatatatctaagctTTTCAAGATTTAtgctaagaaaacaagtaatttgaaaGATATTTGAGGAGCTATCTTTATAACTAATACGTAAGATATAAGATTATGACAAGAATTTAACTAAACTTTCCAAGAACATCAAGTTGAATATGCTTAGATTAAATATGCAGAGACATGATTAATAaagacatgttatatttttagtgtaagaaataaattttctaaaatttcaccgTCTCACAatctatacatataattaaaaaagcaaggatatataaattcaaaaaaaaaactaaaaatctaaaacaacaataaaaaacaactcaAGCACATTCTTTTTTCAGATGAACTAATATAGTTGggcttttcaaa includes:
- a CDS encoding RNI-like superfamily protein (RNI-like superfamily protein; FUNCTIONS IN: molecular_function unknown; INVOLVED IN: biological_process unknown; LOCATED IN: chloroplast; EXPRESSED IN: 22 plant structures; EXPRESSED DURING: 13 growth stages; BEST Arabidopsis thaliana protein match is: F-box/RNI-like superfamily protein (TAIR:AT4G15475.1); Has 2544 Blast hits to 1647 proteins in 181 species: Archae - 0; Bacteria - 22; Metazoa - 1074; Fungi - 251; Plants - 934; Viruses - 0; Other Eukaryotes - 263 (source: NCBI BLink).) — translated: MEEILFDEILCEIFTRLPSSSSSSSSSSSSLPSFESVPLVSKRWLRLYRASKTSMSLQFSPHDTSVITLLPSILNNHPCLSSLSIYRGVTIGTTPSRSDEEHLKAETIFSDELISIISSCCFNLRNLCFLINPVSSSSLVPLSTSLSLTSLSIELWKPQNSGFTWIALFSSLKELSIHVCSTSSPAFDFYPKSKPNPEVVELGLESVSLFGIQPDDNDVTWLWKSCRKLKKLSLRSCGSIGEEIGLCLKNLEEIELRTCRSIVDVVLLKVSEICESLKSLLIHDGGSKDGLVQFMSNARCYDTLERLDLRLPMDLTDDHLVSLAANFKCLSTLRLTSCIFVTGFSLKALALSFSSSLEELSLLSCNAIERERGLLATIGQHLGRLRKLDLTRNEWLFDKEVVSMLASCNGLVEVVLRDCKHLTGAVLVALNKNCVKLKTLDILGCRLIEPDDVEGFVMKTQCLKKLVVEENQITEAILKLASSKFIETVVFDSLVW